One Sulfurihydrogenibium sp. DNA segment encodes these proteins:
- a CDS encoding HepT-like ribonuclease domain-containing protein has translation MLDVEFLNEKATKLKSALKKIKQIIDFGEDAFLKTPMYPDRVKYYLIILYDELEAIACHILSNYYNDKIKENCIEKLSKDTIFSEKLNRIFADFNEFKNKVFQENFSYLEKQLYRLTKNIVETLDALFIKELSDVVKQLKEKQPKLAIPVNLVKVNHYASAIKGEVKRLETFSKMSEQEFKNNSFAIDRSRYFIVVAIDGALWICRHISRQLKVKSSKDCFKSLAENGCLSVKLAENLDKIAQLRNDLADPTKSIDLDFLYKLVKGDFKALMDRFILEVAKSIKEGCKGER, from the coding sequence ATGTTGGATGTAGAGTTTTTAAATGAAAAAGCAACAAAGCTAAAATCAGCTTTAAAAAAAATAAAGCAGATAATAGATTTTGGAGAAGATGCATTTTTAAAAACTCCGATGTATCCAGATAGAGTTAAATACTATCTTATAATTTTATACGATGAGCTTGAAGCGATAGCTTGTCATATTCTTTCTAATTATTATAATGATAAAATAAAAGAAAACTGTATAGAAAAGCTATCAAAAGATACGATTTTCTCAGAAAAGCTTAATAGAATTTTTGCAGATTTTAACGAGTTTAAAAATAAAGTATTTCAAGAAAATTTCAGCTACTTGGAAAAACAGCTCTATCGTTTAACAAAAAATATAGTTGAAACCTTAGATGCATTGTTTATAAAAGAACTTTCAGATGTGGTAAAACAGCTAAAAGAAAAACAGCCAAAGCTTGCAATACCTGTAAATCTTGTAAAAGTCAATCATTATGCTTCTGCTATAAAAGGAGAAGTAAAAAGGTTAGAGACTTTTTCTAAAATGAGCGAGCAAGAGTTTAAAAATAATAGTTTTGCAATTGATAGAAGCAGGTATTTTATCGTCGTTGCAATAGATGGTGCGTTATGGATTTGTAGGCATATTTCAAGACAGCTAAAAGTAAAGTCTTCAAAAGACTGCTTTAAATCTTTGGCTGAAAATGGTTGTCTATCTGTGAAGCTTGCAGAAAATCTTGATAAAATTGCTCAGCTAAGAAATGATTTAGCAGACCCTACAAAAAGCATTGATTTAGATTTTCTGTATAAATTGGTAAAAGGTGATTTTAAAGCTTTAATGGATAGATTTATTTTAGAAGTTGCTAAGTCTATCAAGGAAGGATGTAAAGGTGAGAGGTAA
- a CDS encoding FliA/WhiG family RNA polymerase sigma factor, which yields MQLRKEERENMIREFLPKINYIVKSLKHQNLPPIVDEEDLFQVGVLGLYDALEKFDPSKGVKFSTYAEIRVRGYILDHLRQLDWVPRNVRNKVKNLENKIVELETKLGREAKPEEIAEYLGMSLEEYMAYAEKTVNKILISLDSDISKDDDESLHLWEVISTNDDTPEKYVEEKQLKEILSDIIMNKLDERERLIVTLYYYEDLNMKEIAEILGYSESRISQLHTATMLKIRRLIEEYLEGNDKR from the coding sequence ATGCAACTAAGAAAAGAGGAAAGAGAAAACATGATTAGAGAATTCCTACCAAAAATAAATTACATAGTAAAATCATTAAAACATCAAAATTTACCGCCAATAGTAGACGAAGAAGACCTTTTTCAAGTTGGAGTATTAGGGTTATATGATGCTCTTGAAAAGTTTGACCCATCAAAAGGAGTAAAATTCTCAACCTATGCAGAAATCAGAGTAAGAGGATACATTCTTGACCATCTTAGGCAGCTTGATTGGGTGCCAAGAAACGTAAGAAATAAAGTAAAAAACCTTGAAAACAAAATCGTAGAACTTGAAACAAAATTAGGAAGAGAAGCAAAGCCAGAAGAGATAGCAGAATACCTCGGTATGAGTCTTGAAGAGTATATGGCATATGCAGAAAAAACAGTTAATAAAATTCTAATATCCTTAGATTCTGATATTAGTAAAGATGACGATGAAAGCTTGCACCTTTGGGAAGTAATTTCAACAAATGACGATACACCAGAAAAGTACGTAGAAGAAAAACAGCTTAAAGAAATTCTTTCTGATATAATAATGAATAAGCTTGATGAAAGGGAAAGATTGATAGTTACTCTTTACTATTATGAAGACTTAAACATGAAAGAGATTGCAGAAATTTTAGGTTATTCAGAATCAAGAATTTCACAACTTCATACGGCAACTATGTTAAAAATTAGAAGATTAATTGAGGAATATTTAGAGGGAAATGATAAGAGATAA
- the lpxC gene encoding UDP-3-O-acyl-N-acetylglucosamine deacetylase: MICQFQRTIKKPITIEGIGLHSGDNVKIKLFPANKNEGINFIKNNVVIPAKIDHAHSFEYSTTLYKDGVSVRTIEHLMAALYFTGIDNVYIELIGEELPILDGSSKGFVEKIKEAGIKTLNEEKLYAVLEEPVKVEIEDKFIMAKPSNEIKITYQANYNNDIIGNKSFTYIPYEKESYEGVYTARTYCFLEEVEYLRKNGLAKGGSLENAVVFHNNQVINEEGLRFEDEPVRHKVLDLIGDLYLLGYPLVAEVYSFKGGHRLNAMLVKTLVENSLFTIKPASEVLNFILNYKEALVG; encoded by the coding sequence ATGATCTGCCAATTTCAAAGAACGATAAAAAAACCGATAACCATCGAAGGAATAGGCTTGCACTCAGGAGATAATGTTAAAATAAAGCTTTTCCCTGCAAATAAAAATGAAGGAATAAATTTTATCAAAAATAATGTAGTTATACCTGCAAAGATAGACCATGCCCATAGTTTTGAATATTCAACAACTTTATACAAAGACGGCGTATCAGTTAGGACAATAGAACACCTAATGGCAGCACTTTATTTTACAGGAATTGACAATGTCTATATTGAGCTAATAGGCGAGGAGTTGCCAATCCTTGATGGAAGCAGTAAAGGTTTTGTTGAAAAGATAAAAGAAGCCGGAATTAAAACACTCAACGAAGAAAAATTATATGCAGTTTTAGAAGAACCTGTAAAGGTTGAAATAGAAGATAAATTTATTATGGCGAAGCCATCAAATGAAATAAAAATTACATATCAAGCAAATTATAATAATGATATTATTGGAAATAAAAGCTTTACATACATACCTTATGAAAAAGAGTCTTATGAAGGCGTTTATACAGCAAGAACTTATTGCTTTTTAGAAGAAGTAGAGTACTTAAGGAAAAATGGTCTTGCCAAGGGTGGGTCTCTTGAAAATGCTGTTGTTTTCCATAACAATCAGGTAATAAACGAAGAGGGTTTAAGATTTGAAGACGAGCCTGTAAGACACAAAGTATTGGATTTAATCGGTGATTTGTATCTCCTTGGCTATCCTTTGGTTGCAGAAGTTTACTCTTTTAAAGGCGGACACAGATTAAATGCTATGCTTGTAAAAACATTGGTAGAAAACTCTCTTTTTACAATCAAACCAGCATCAGAAGTTTTAAATTTTATTCTAAATTATAAAGAGGCTTTGGTAGGCTAA
- a CDS encoding outer membrane beta-barrel protein gives MKKVVGLAAAGLLAVSAANAGQITVANTDITMFGGVSASYNGQNNDHALRNAAIFISNPLNQSLAGTWSGKDSFSVNNVIIGLTKPAQDGGIGFTAAFGYWEAPTVVASSTVVNNVNIFNSINNKNADKLVGYGKTTDFKPWLAFVTYKPVAGLSLDAGLLWTNFGERPVTILNPHITRGVLFTANPVLLTGARGTYDAGVAKVYVGAGKAGDYQLMGPVYKNVIGNNYSNYIEAGVTSNLKQFGLPVDVGLHTYNENGNRDIYALTVGGDLGIVSLGLEVDYFKADDGLKKAWNSVLRKPIGPLPANYSASTNAWGAALCANVKPVAGVQVPVRIEYADNKDTILIPAIAAATLVKPSNAANQFNYAAAKKVWTFTITPTYNPTKNTFLRAEVSYAKSSGDAFNGTSGYLFVNDKGEAKTSRTTGAVELGFLF, from the coding sequence ATGAAGAAAGTAGTAGGATTAGCAGCAGCAGGATTGCTTGCAGTATCTGCAGCAAACGCAGGACAAATTACAGTAGCAAACACAGACATCACAATGTTTGGTGGTGTGTCAGCATCTTACAATGGACAAAACAATGACCATGCATTAAGAAATGCTGCAATTTTTATCAGCAACCCGCTTAATCAAAGCCTCGCAGGCACATGGTCAGGGAAAGACTCATTCTCTGTTAACAACGTAATCATTGGATTAACAAAGCCAGCACAAGATGGTGGAATTGGATTTACAGCAGCGTTTGGTTATTGGGAAGCTCCAACGGTAGTAGCAAGCTCTACGGTTGTAAACAATGTAAATATATTTAATTCTATAAATAACAAAAATGCTGATAAGCTTGTAGGCTACGGTAAAACTACTGATTTCAAACCATGGCTTGCTTTTGTTACTTACAAACCAGTTGCTGGATTAAGCTTGGATGCTGGTTTACTCTGGACAAACTTTGGTGAAAGACCGGTTACAATCCTAAACCCACACATCACAAGAGGAGTATTATTTACAGCTAACCCAGTATTATTAACTGGTGCAAGAGGTACATACGACGCTGGCGTAGCAAAAGTTTACGTAGGTGCTGGTAAAGCTGGAGACTATCAATTAATGGGACCTGTTTATAAAAATGTTATTGGAAACAACTACTCTAACTACATTGAAGCTGGTGTTACATCTAACCTAAAGCAATTTGGCTTACCGGTTGATGTTGGCTTACATACTTACAATGAAAACGGAAACAGAGATATCTATGCTTTAACAGTTGGCGGAGATTTAGGAATCGTATCTCTTGGCTTGGAAGTTGATTACTTCAAAGCTGATGATGGCTTAAAGAAAGCTTGGAATAGTGTTTTAAGAAAACCAATTGGTCCTCTTCCTGCTAACTACTCTGCTTCTACAAACGCATGGGGTGCAGCACTCTGTGCTAACGTAAAACCAGTAGCAGGCGTTCAAGTTCCTGTAAGAATTGAATATGCAGATAACAAAGATACAATTTTAATTCCTGCAATAGCAGCAGCTACATTGGTGAAACCTTCAAACGCTGCAAACCAATTCAATTACGCAGCTGCTAAAAAAGTGTGGACATTTACAATTACTCCAACTTACAACCCAACTAAAAACACATTCTTAAGAGCTGAAGTATCTTATGCTAAATCTTCTGGTGATGCTTTCAATGGAACATCTGGATACTTATTTGTTAACGACAAAGGTGAAGCTAAAACTTCAAGAACAACTGGCGCTGTAGAGCTTGGATTCTTGTTCTAA
- the acpS gene encoding holo-ACP synthase, whose product MEIYIGTDIVENKRIQQAYEKYKDKFLTRIYTQKEIEYCLNKKEYIQCLSTRFAAKEATIKAYYQAFKEILTFKQIEILGHKNQPAEILLHNIENHCNFKIKLSLSHEKNYSIATVIIYTA is encoded by the coding sequence ATGGAAATATACATAGGAACCGATATAGTAGAAAACAAAAGAATACAACAAGCCTATGAAAAGTACAAAGATAAATTCCTAACAAGAATTTATACACAAAAAGAAATAGAATACTGCCTTAATAAAAAAGAATACATACAATGCCTTTCTACAAGATTTGCTGCAAAAGAAGCAACCATTAAAGCATACTACCAAGCCTTTAAAGAAATACTTACATTTAAACAAATAGAAATCTTGGGACACAAAAACCAACCTGCAGAAATCTTACTGCATAACATAGAAAACCATTGTAATTTCAAGATAAAACTCTCTCTATCCCACGAAAAAAATTACTCAATCGCTACAGTAATCATATACACTGCATAA
- a CDS encoding GIY-YIG nuclease family protein has protein sequence MEQYFVYILTNKYNKVLYVGVTNNLVRRVYEHKNKLISGFTSKYNVSKLVYYESFLSVFDAIKREKEIKGWRREKKVALINSFNPEWKDLYEELI, from the coding sequence ATGGAACAGTATTTTGTGTATATCTTAACAAACAAATACAATAAAGTACTTTATGTTGGAGTTACTAACAACCTTGTTAGAAGAGTTTATGAACATAAAAACAAACTTATAAGTGGATTTACTTCAAAATATAACGTTAGTAAACTTGTTTATTATGAGAGTTTTCTTTCTGTTTTTGATGCGATAAAAAGAGAGAAAGAGATAAAAGGTTGGAGAAGGGAAAAGAAAGTCGCATTGATTAATTCTTTTAATCCTGAATGGAAAGATTTATATGAAGAATTAATTTGA